In one window of Duganella dendranthematis DNA:
- a CDS encoding TldD/PmbA family protein has translation MKFLSQEETKRISDKLLALTKADQCEITINGSRKGNIRYARNAVSTAGLIEDTQLVVSVAFGKKQGTASVNEFDDKSLEKAVRRAEDLARLAPENPEFMPTPTKQEYKASQTFFQKTADIDPEFRAQVAAYSIENSRKNKLVAAGFFTDGAQFTSIANSNGVFGYQTDTGLDFTLTVRTEDGRGSGWVKRSVGDASKFDARAASDVAIEKALRSVDAKALEPGRYTVILEPAATSDVLAYMFNSFDARSADEGRSFLSKKGGGNRMGEKLFDEQVNVWADPWDKDVAVLPWDTGSMLARERQDIIKNGRIANLDYSQYWAKKQGKRAIGTPGNIIMAGTNKSTEELIANTKKGILVTRTWYIRMVDPQSVLLTGLTRDGTFYIENGKIKHPIKNFRFNESPVSMLNNIDEIGKPEILSGDEWQYQLLIPAMKVRDFNFTSLSDAV, from the coding sequence ATGAAATTCCTGAGTCAAGAAGAGACCAAGCGTATCAGCGACAAACTGCTGGCGCTGACCAAGGCCGATCAGTGCGAGATCACCATCAACGGCAGCCGCAAGGGCAATATCCGCTATGCGCGCAACGCCGTTTCCACCGCGGGCCTGATTGAGGACACGCAGCTGGTGGTGTCCGTCGCCTTCGGCAAAAAACAGGGCACGGCTTCCGTCAATGAGTTCGACGACAAGTCGCTGGAAAAAGCCGTGCGCCGCGCGGAAGACCTGGCGCGCCTGGCGCCGGAAAATCCGGAGTTCATGCCGACGCCGACCAAGCAAGAGTACAAGGCGTCGCAGACCTTCTTCCAGAAGACCGCCGACATCGATCCTGAGTTCCGCGCGCAGGTGGCGGCTTACAGTATCGAGAATTCGCGCAAGAACAAGCTGGTGGCGGCGGGCTTCTTCACCGACGGCGCGCAGTTCACTTCCATCGCCAACTCCAACGGCGTGTTCGGCTACCAGACCGACACGGGCCTGGACTTCACGCTGACGGTGCGCACCGAAGACGGCCGCGGTTCCGGCTGGGTCAAGCGCAGCGTGGGCGATGCCAGCAAGTTCGATGCGCGCGCTGCATCGGATGTCGCCATTGAAAAGGCGTTGCGTTCGGTGGATGCCAAGGCGCTGGAGCCGGGCCGCTACACGGTGATCCTGGAGCCGGCCGCCACTTCCGACGTGCTGGCGTATATGTTCAATTCCTTCGATGCGCGTTCGGCCGACGAAGGCCGCAGCTTTCTGTCGAAAAAGGGCGGCGGCAATCGCATGGGCGAGAAGCTGTTCGATGAGCAGGTCAATGTGTGGGCCGATCCGTGGGACAAGGATGTCGCCGTGCTGCCGTGGGATACCGGCAGCATGCTGGCGCGCGAACGCCAGGACATCATCAAGAACGGCCGCATCGCCAACCTGGATTACTCGCAGTATTGGGCCAAGAAGCAGGGCAAGCGCGCCATCGGCACGCCGGGCAATATCATCATGGCCGGCACCAACAAGTCGACCGAAGAGCTGATCGCCAATACCAAGAAGGGCATCCTGGTTACGCGTACCTGGTATATCCGCATGGTGGACCCGCAGTCGGTGCTGCTGACCGGCCTGACGCGCGACGGCACGTTCTACATCGAGAACGGCAAGATCAAGCATCCGATCAAGAACTTCCGCTTCAATGAAAGCCCAGTGTCGATGTTGAACAACATCGATGAAATCGGCAAACCGGAGATTCTCTCGGGCGATGAGTGGCAGTATCAGTTGCTGATTCCGGCGATGAAGGTCCGTGACTTCAACTTCACCTCTTTGTCGGACGCGGTGTAA
- a CDS encoding TldD/PmbA family protein, producing MERRSFLKVGAVAGGSLLVPVFGNAIAAEELLNPMAVQFKKSLADAAMNAATKAGASYCDVRIGRYLNQFITTRDLNVENIVNTESSGVGVRVIAGGAYGFCSTNVMTLDSVADAARQAVAIAKANAKLQTEPVVLAPVKGVGEVAWATPFKKDWRAVPIKDKADMLLAANKAGLDAGASFMAANLFQVNQQKYFASTDGSYIDQDIHRLWSPFTATAVDKTSGKFRTRDGLSSPASMGFEFFDCKAENRVKAAGGVTTLYKGAYDLIEDARAAGRQAREKLTAKTVDPGKYDLVLSPEHLFLTIHESVGHATELDRVLGYEANYAGTSFATLDKWKSKNFKYGSELVNIVADKTTPGSLGLVGYDDEGVASKRWDLIRNGILVNYQATRDQAAIIGEKESQGCSYADSWSSVQFQRMPNVSLEAGKKQLTPDEMVKDVKKGIYILGRGSYSIDQQRYNFQFGGQLYFEIKNGKIVNQLEDVAYQSNTQEFWNACTALCDERDWRMGGSFFDGKGQPSQVSAVSHGSPTTRFNGINVINTARKIG from the coding sequence ATGGAGCGACGTTCATTCCTGAAAGTAGGCGCCGTCGCTGGCGGCAGCCTGCTGGTGCCGGTCTTCGGTAACGCGATTGCAGCCGAAGAGCTGCTCAACCCCATGGCTGTGCAGTTCAAGAAGTCGCTGGCCGACGCCGCAATGAACGCCGCGACCAAGGCCGGTGCCTCGTACTGCGACGTGCGCATCGGCCGCTATCTGAACCAGTTCATCACCACGCGTGACCTGAACGTGGAAAATATCGTCAACACCGAATCGTCCGGCGTTGGCGTGCGCGTGATCGCCGGCGGCGCTTATGGCTTTTGCTCGACCAACGTGATGACACTGGACTCGGTGGCCGACGCGGCGCGCCAGGCGGTCGCCATCGCCAAGGCCAACGCCAAGCTGCAAACCGAGCCGGTGGTGCTGGCGCCGGTTAAGGGCGTGGGTGAAGTGGCGTGGGCTACGCCGTTCAAGAAGGACTGGCGCGCGGTGCCGATCAAGGACAAGGCGGACATGCTGCTGGCCGCGAACAAGGCCGGGCTGGATGCCGGCGCCAGCTTCATGGCGGCCAATCTGTTCCAGGTGAATCAGCAGAAGTATTTTGCATCCACCGACGGCTCGTATATCGACCAGGACATCCATCGTCTGTGGTCGCCGTTTACCGCCACCGCCGTCGATAAAACCAGCGGCAAGTTCCGCACGCGCGACGGCCTGTCTTCGCCGGCCAGCATGGGCTTTGAATTCTTCGACTGCAAAGCGGAGAACCGCGTCAAGGCTGCAGGTGGCGTCACCACGCTGTACAAGGGTGCTTACGATCTGATTGAAGATGCGCGCGCGGCGGGCCGCCAGGCACGCGAAAAGCTGACTGCGAAGACGGTCGATCCGGGCAAGTACGATTTGGTGCTGTCGCCGGAACACCTGTTCCTGACCATTCACGAATCGGTCGGCCATGCCACCGAACTGGATCGCGTGCTGGGCTACGAGGCCAATTACGCAGGCACCAGCTTCGCTACGCTGGACAAGTGGAAGTCGAAGAACTTCAAGTATGGCTCGGAGCTGGTCAACATCGTCGCCGACAAGACCACGCCGGGTTCACTGGGCCTGGTCGGTTACGACGATGAAGGCGTCGCCTCCAAACGCTGGGATTTGATCCGCAACGGCATTCTGGTCAACTACCAGGCCACGCGCGACCAGGCCGCCATCATCGGCGAGAAGGAATCGCAGGGCTGCTCGTATGCCGATAGCTGGAGCAGCGTGCAGTTCCAGCGCATGCCCAACGTGTCGCTGGAAGCGGGCAAGAAGCAGCTGACGCCCGACGAAATGGTCAAGGACGTCAAGAAGGGCATTTATATCCTGGGTCGCGGTTCGTACTCGATCGACCAGCAACGCTACAACTTCCAGTTTGGCGGCCAGCTGTACTTCGAAATCAAGAACGGCAAAATCGTCAACCAGCTGGAGGACGTGGCCTATCAGTCGAACACCCAGGAATTTTGGAACGCCTGCACCGCGCTGTGCGATGAACGCGACTGGCGCATGGGCGGCTCGTTCTTCGATGGCAAAGGCCAGCCTAGCCAGGTGAGCGCCGTGTCGCATGGTTCGCCGACGACGCGCTTCAACGGCATCAACGTAATCAACACCGCTCGCAAGATTGGATAA
- a CDS encoding TldD/PmbA family protein, giving the protein MKMLNQEEAKRVCDKLMSLSKADECRVQISGSRNGNIRYARNAVSTAGLAENTQLTVSVAFGKRQGTASINEFDDKSLEKVIRRAEDVARLAPENPEFQPAVKKQDYKSSVTFSEATAAIDPEYRAEVAALSINSARKQGLVAAGFFSDTTGFETVANSNGVFGYQTLSNLGFTVTTRTEDGRGSGWVTRSANDARKFDAREASEIAIEKALKSVDAKALEPGRYTVILEPAATSEIIGRMFGAFDARQADEGRSFLSKKGGGNRLGEKLFDEQVNIWADPWNPDVPVLPWDGQAMLARERADVVKGGKIASLDYTRYWAEKQGQRATGRHGNMIMAGGGKSTEELIASTKKGILVTRTWYIRMVDPQSLLLTGLTRDGTFYIENGKIKHPVKNFRFNESPVSMLNNIDELGKPVVIGGDEVRYQMLIPPMKVRDFNFTSLSDAV; this is encoded by the coding sequence ATGAAGATGCTGAATCAGGAAGAAGCGAAACGCGTTTGCGACAAGCTGATGTCACTGTCCAAGGCGGACGAGTGCCGGGTGCAGATCAGCGGCTCGCGCAACGGTAACATCCGCTATGCGCGCAATGCGGTATCGACGGCAGGCCTGGCGGAGAACACGCAGCTGACGGTGAGCGTCGCCTTCGGCAAGCGCCAGGGCACGGCCTCGATCAACGAGTTTGACGACAAGTCGCTGGAAAAGGTAATCCGCCGCGCCGAAGACGTGGCGCGCCTGGCGCCGGAAAATCCGGAGTTCCAGCCGGCGGTGAAGAAGCAGGATTACAAATCGTCCGTTACCTTTAGCGAGGCCACGGCGGCCATCGATCCCGAGTACCGCGCCGAAGTGGCGGCGCTCAGCATCAATTCGGCGCGCAAGCAGGGACTGGTGGCGGCAGGCTTTTTCAGCGACACCACCGGTTTTGAAACAGTGGCCAACTCCAACGGCGTGTTCGGCTACCAGACCTTGAGTAATCTGGGCTTTACCGTCACCACGCGCACCGAAGATGGTCGTGGCTCCGGCTGGGTGACGCGTTCCGCCAACGACGCGCGCAAGTTCGACGCCCGCGAAGCGTCCGAGATCGCCATCGAGAAAGCGTTGAAATCGGTCGACGCGAAAGCGCTGGAGCCGGGCCGCTACACGGTGATTCTGGAGCCGGCGGCGACGTCGGAAATCATCGGCCGCATGTTCGGCGCCTTCGATGCGCGCCAGGCGGACGAAGGCCGCAGCTTCCTGTCGAAGAAGGGCGGCGGCAATCGCCTGGGTGAGAAGCTGTTCGATGAGCAGGTCAATATCTGGGCCGATCCTTGGAACCCAGACGTGCCGGTGCTGCCATGGGATGGCCAGGCGATGCTGGCGCGCGAGCGCGCGGACGTGGTCAAGGGCGGCAAGATCGCCTCGCTGGACTATACGCGCTACTGGGCCGAGAAACAGGGACAGCGTGCCACCGGCCGTCATGGCAACATGATCATGGCTGGCGGCGGCAAGTCGACCGAGGAGCTGATTGCGTCGACAAAAAAGGGGATACTGGTCACGCGCACCTGGTATATCCGCATGGTCGATCCGCAGTCCTTGCTGCTGACCGGCTTGACGCGCGACGGCACGTTCTACATCGAGAACGGCAAGATCAAGCATCCGGTGAAGAACTTCCGCTTTAATGAAAGCCCGGTGTCGATGCTGAACAATATCGATGAACTGGGCAAGCCGGTGGTCATCGGCGGCGACGAGGTACGCTATCAGATGCTGATTCCGCCGATGAAGGTGCGCGACTTTAACTTCACGTCCCTGTCGGACGCGGTGTAA
- a CDS encoding DUF4159 domain-containing protein — MASYDFYFTRLTYESGDWDVDVRMPSNVLNSLVEYTTLRVDPVERIVALSDPKMLEAPFCYFAGHKLVQFTAAERKNLERYIKGGGFLFVDDCNHDIDGLFAKSFEAEIGRIFGPKALHKIPNNHAIYSSFFKFEDGPPNTGVELNGWGDDLVHDYLKAVEVGGRVRLLYSNKDYGCEWDYDFRNKRFLAVDNTRFAVNIIQYALGA, encoded by the coding sequence GTGGCCTCGTACGATTTTTATTTCACCCGCCTGACTTACGAGTCGGGCGACTGGGATGTGGATGTCCGCATGCCCAGCAACGTGCTTAACTCGCTGGTGGAGTACACCACCTTGCGGGTCGATCCCGTTGAGCGCATCGTAGCGCTGTCCGATCCGAAGATGCTGGAGGCGCCGTTTTGCTATTTCGCCGGGCACAAGCTGGTGCAGTTTACGGCGGCCGAGCGCAAGAACCTGGAACGCTACATCAAGGGCGGCGGCTTTCTCTTCGTGGACGACTGCAACCACGATATCGACGGGCTGTTTGCGAAATCGTTTGAGGCTGAAATCGGCCGCATCTTCGGGCCGAAGGCGCTGCACAAGATCCCCAACAATCATGCGATCTATTCGAGCTTCTTCAAGTTTGAAGACGGTCCGCCGAACACCGGCGTGGAGCTGAACGGCTGGGGCGACGATCTTGTTCACGACTATCTGAAAGCGGTTGAAGTCGGCGGCCGCGTGCGGCTTTTGTACAGCAACAAGGACTACGGCTGCGAGTGGGATTACGACTTCCGCAACAAGCGCTTTCTCGCGGTCGACAATACCCGCTTTGCGGTCAATATCATTCAATATGCGTTGGGAGCGTAG
- a CDS encoding AAA family ATPase — translation MADGAIAWSENEIGALTAKVKALKASMARVIIGQENVIDSLIICLLAGGHALVEGVPGLGKTLLVKSLSQATELDFHRVQFTPDLMPSDIVGTEILEEDHATRKREFRFQQGPVFTQVLLADEINRAPPKTQSALLEAMQERSVTFAGQTHKLPKPFFVLATQNPIEQAGTYPLPEAQLDRFLLRIDVVYPTEAEEIAMVSATTQAGLKDAEPVMDVSTLLRLQQLVRDIEIGEHLLAYATRLVRATRPALTTVPAVKKHIAWGAGPRAGQALVLASKARALMQGRLAVTREDIAEMLLPVLAHRVLRNFEAEADGVAIAEILQALREHIRPD, via the coding sequence ATGGCTGATGGTGCAATCGCCTGGAGCGAAAATGAAATCGGCGCGCTGACCGCCAAGGTGAAGGCGCTCAAGGCCAGCATGGCGCGCGTGATCATCGGCCAGGAAAACGTGATCGATTCGCTGATCATCTGCCTGCTGGCGGGCGGCCATGCGCTGGTGGAGGGTGTGCCGGGACTGGGCAAGACGCTGCTGGTCAAGTCGCTGTCGCAGGCGACGGAGCTGGACTTCCATCGCGTGCAGTTCACGCCGGACCTGATGCCGTCGGATATCGTCGGCACCGAGATCCTGGAAGAAGACCATGCGACGCGCAAGCGCGAGTTCCGCTTCCAGCAAGGTCCCGTGTTCACGCAAGTGCTGCTGGCGGATGAAATCAACCGCGCGCCGCCTAAGACGCAATCTGCTTTGCTGGAAGCGATGCAGGAGCGCTCCGTCACCTTCGCCGGGCAGACGCACAAGCTGCCCAAGCCGTTCTTTGTGCTGGCGACGCAGAATCCGATCGAGCAGGCCGGCACGTATCCGCTGCCGGAGGCGCAGCTGGACCGCTTCCTGCTGCGCATCGATGTCGTGTATCCGACCGAGGCCGAGGAAATCGCGATGGTATCGGCCACCACGCAGGCAGGCCTGAAAGACGCCGAGCCGGTGATGGATGTCTCCACGCTGCTGCGCCTTCAGCAACTGGTGCGTGATATCGAGATCGGCGAGCACCTGTTGGCGTATGCCACGCGGCTGGTGCGAGCGACGCGGCCGGCGCTGACCACGGTGCCGGCGGTGAAGAAGCATATCGCCTGGGGCGCCGGACCGCGCGCCGGCCAGGCGCTGGTACTGGCCTCCAAGGCGCGCGCGCTGATGCAGGGCCGCCTGGCCGTCACACGTGAGGACATCGCCGAGATGCTGCTGCCGGTGCTGGCGCACCGCGTGCTGCGCAACTTCGAGGCGGAGGCGGATGGGGTGGCAATCGCCGAGATCCTGCAAGCGCTGCGCGAACATATTCGCCCGGACTAA
- a CDS encoding DUF58 domain-containing protein — MQSTATQPAGAMTAMLAQTRDLDLVIRHVLAGLGHGIHIGRERGAGVEFSEYRAYAPGDEWRRVDWKLLARADRYFVREAERDSHVAVWLWLDATASMAEPSREINGIDKLWFARTVLACVAAIAQRQGDAFGLVVCSGGKVDYMPAARGPRQLQRVLAALNKATPQGELPSAETLRASLHFARAPGMIFAASDFLDWPSPLSEALLRLRNMRHDVRLLTLRTQAEVDASFKSGAGYRDPERDDGLHRMSNADREHYKQQSRAHFGSVAASCRQHNIVHYEARIEQPLSGVLRSWLQLAGARAR, encoded by the coding sequence ATGCAATCGACCGCAACGCAGCCCGCTGGCGCAATGACCGCCATGCTGGCCCAGACCAGGGATCTGGATCTGGTGATCCGCCACGTGCTGGCGGGGCTGGGCCATGGCATCCATATTGGCCGCGAGCGCGGCGCCGGTGTCGAGTTCTCCGAATATCGCGCCTACGCCCCCGGCGACGAATGGCGCCGGGTGGACTGGAAGCTGCTGGCGCGCGCCGACCGCTATTTCGTCCGCGAGGCGGAGCGCGACAGCCATGTCGCAGTCTGGCTCTGGCTCGATGCCACGGCATCGATGGCGGAGCCGAGCCGCGAGATAAATGGTATCGACAAGCTGTGGTTTGCACGCACCGTGCTGGCCTGTGTGGCCGCTATTGCGCAGCGCCAGGGTGACGCTTTCGGGCTGGTGGTGTGCAGCGGGGGCAAGGTTGACTACATGCCGGCTGCGCGTGGGCCGCGCCAGCTCCAGCGCGTGCTGGCTGCGCTGAACAAGGCGACGCCGCAGGGCGAGCTGCCATCAGCCGAAACGCTGCGCGCCAGCCTGCACTTCGCGCGCGCGCCGGGCATGATCTTCGCCGCCAGCGATTTCCTCGACTGGCCGTCGCCGCTCAGCGAGGCCTTGCTCCGTTTGCGGAATATGCGCCACGACGTGCGCCTGCTCACGCTGCGCACGCAGGCGGAGGTGGACGCCAGTTTCAAATCCGGCGCCGGCTACCGCGATCCGGAGCGCGACGATGGCCTGCACCGCATGAGCAACGCCGACCGCGAACACTACAAGCAGCAAAGCCGCGCGCATTTCGGCAGCGTGGCGGCAAGCTGTCGTCAACATAACATCGTCCACTACGAGGCGCGCATCGAACAGCCATTGAGTGGCGTCTTGCGCAGCTGGTTGCAGCTGGCGGGAGCGCGGGCCAGATGA
- a CDS encoding BatA domain-containing protein, whose protein sequence is MILSSYPWWWLALPLLLLPVWWHRQKRQRLKAEPLATARFLPPAAPEQLRVWQWRDKLLLLVRCLLLVTLIAWLAATIFPWRGDTVMIDAGADKTWAEQQIAAAGFNTSARIDLPPNPLAWLRANERNWRPTARLLIVARADQIAMPARVPQFSHQLELRTANAPVIPVAPSTPAARVTPPGAPASPQTATTHHIVLTAPAARLPAWQSLFAAFDVAGNAATRHQFTAEPDAGTTLIVWDTPATSPAANWRGPHWWIAPAAAAGFTELASATKLTINGIQLRYVDSPRGRLWTSDAFPPRDADTARALYEAWQLLSAAPAPAYATPSQTFSAARSALPAITNAKSAYWLALALLALFILERTLTHARRN, encoded by the coding sequence ATGATCTTGAGTTCTTATCCTTGGTGGTGGCTGGCGTTGCCGCTACTGCTGTTGCCGGTTTGGTGGCATCGCCAGAAGCGCCAGCGACTGAAAGCCGAGCCGCTGGCTACTGCGCGCTTCCTGCCACCGGCGGCGCCGGAACAGTTGCGTGTCTGGCAGTGGCGCGACAAGTTGTTGTTGCTGGTGCGCTGCCTGCTGTTGGTGACATTGATCGCGTGGCTGGCTGCCACCATATTCCCGTGGCGCGGCGACACGGTGATGATTGATGCCGGCGCAGACAAGACCTGGGCCGAACAGCAAATCGCCGCAGCAGGCTTCAACACCTCCGCGCGTATCGACCTGCCGCCAAATCCGCTGGCATGGTTGCGCGCCAATGAGCGCAATTGGCGTCCGACAGCACGACTGCTTATCGTCGCACGCGCCGATCAAATCGCCATGCCGGCCCGCGTGCCGCAATTCAGCCACCAGCTAGAACTGCGCACCGCCAACGCGCCGGTCATCCCGGTCGCGCCGTCCACGCCCGCCGCACGTGTGACGCCGCCTGGGGCACCTGCTTCGCCGCAGACCGCAACGACGCACCACATTGTGCTGACCGCACCAGCCGCTCGCTTGCCAGCATGGCAATCACTGTTCGCCGCCTTCGACGTCGCCGGCAACGCAGCCACGCGCCACCAATTCACCGCCGAACCAGACGCTGGAACGACGCTGATTGTGTGGGACACGCCAGCGACCTCACCGGCCGCTAACTGGCGCGGCCCGCACTGGTGGATCGCTCCCGCTGCCGCCGCCGGCTTCACCGAGTTAGCATCCGCGACCAAGCTGACGATTAACGGTATCCAGCTGCGCTACGTCGATTCACCGCGCGGCCGTCTGTGGACGTCGGACGCATTCCCACCACGCGATGCAGACACTGCTCGCGCGCTGTACGAAGCCTGGCAGCTGCTGTCCGCCGCACCGGCGCCAGCCTACGCCACGCCATCCCAAACCTTTAGCGCCGCCCGCAGCGCGCTGCCCGCCATCACCAACGCCAAGTCAGCCTACTGGCTCGCTTTGGCCCTGCTGGCGCTTTTCATCCTCGAACGGACCCTCACGCATGCACGGCGAAACTGA
- a CDS encoding DUF4175 family protein — protein sequence MHGETDYLRRRLWTAILRRRSPQWLAALLPMLLASWMLSTTRIAMAAAITLWGICAIADGYRWKQRIAAQWQSWLNAAVPSLEDSSELLTSDAKSPIAKLQQQRLQARLASVLTDADYQRIARSQARFSIWPLLLAVLATGVAIAWQGQTAPTQTKPAAAIHANKPIIDGEVYLSVTPPAYTGVKPFETGARDIQIPQYTDVRWCVRNAAGAEPAVELGDGHTLAIGKDCAKLRVEDSLFWRVRGTSTTRYNIRVTPDQAPQVTIIEPTQLIHLLQKDAKSVQISISARDDYAIVRASLHMTLARGSGENIRFSDKEVPLPQSSDPKSRSWKKQWTLAELGMEPGDELYFFVRATDNALENPHTAQSPTYTLRLPGPEAESLDSTALPSMSKPENLRSQRQIIIDTEQLVADLKANPGMSAATQRSRSEGIAADQAALRLRYGQFLGEESSLFGDEEHEHEHHGQEKVGSEISVMKEFGHAHDVEDNATIFDPQTKAVLKRALSAMWDAEKSLRAVSPKTALPPEYKALDAIKELQAAERVYLHRTAFVPPALKEEKRMTGDIVGAMSYKRAQGEASDTVPAEVRDLVQALSRDGTLPALWTKAAREAITSRITDQEQKLSAQRAVQDVQDGCVPCRAELRAWLRGTLTDAPVLLQARPSADTSFRQAWSGKEQVK from the coding sequence ATGCACGGCGAAACTGACTACCTGCGCCGCCGCCTCTGGACCGCCATCTTGCGTCGCCGCAGCCCGCAATGGCTGGCCGCACTCTTGCCAATGCTATTGGCCAGCTGGATGCTGTCCACCACCCGCATCGCCATGGCAGCAGCCATCACCCTCTGGGGAATTTGTGCCATCGCCGACGGCTACCGCTGGAAGCAACGCATCGCCGCGCAATGGCAATCTTGGCTCAACGCTGCCGTCCCCTCACTGGAAGACAGCAGCGAACTCCTGACAAGCGACGCAAAATCGCCTATCGCCAAACTCCAGCAACAACGCCTGCAAGCCCGCCTCGCCAGCGTGCTCACAGACGCCGACTACCAGCGCATTGCCCGCAGCCAGGCGCGCTTCTCTATCTGGCCGCTGCTGCTTGCCGTCCTCGCCACTGGAGTAGCCATCGCATGGCAAGGCCAGACAGCACCAACGCAAACAAAGCCAGCAGCGGCCATCCACGCCAATAAACCAATCATTGACGGCGAGGTATACCTCAGCGTCACACCGCCAGCCTACACCGGCGTCAAGCCTTTCGAGACAGGTGCGCGCGACATCCAGATCCCGCAATACACCGACGTCCGATGGTGTGTTCGCAATGCCGCCGGCGCCGAACCCGCCGTCGAACTAGGCGATGGCCACACCCTCGCCATCGGCAAAGACTGCGCAAAACTCCGCGTTGAAGACTCGCTGTTCTGGCGCGTGCGGGGAACATCTACCACCCGCTACAACATCCGCGTCACGCCGGACCAGGCACCGCAAGTCACCATCATCGAACCGACACAACTGATCCACCTACTGCAAAAAGACGCCAAGTCGGTACAAATCTCCATCAGCGCCCGCGACGACTACGCCATCGTCCGCGCCAGCCTGCACATGACCCTCGCGCGAGGCAGCGGCGAAAACATCCGCTTCAGCGACAAGGAAGTCCCGCTGCCGCAATCCAGCGATCCCAAATCGCGCAGCTGGAAAAAACAATGGACGCTGGCGGAACTCGGCATGGAGCCGGGCGATGAACTCTACTTCTTCGTCCGCGCCACCGACAACGCGCTGGAGAACCCGCATACCGCACAATCGCCAACCTACACGCTGCGCCTGCCAGGACCGGAAGCCGAAAGCCTGGACTCCACCGCGTTGCCATCCATGAGCAAACCGGAAAACTTGCGCAGCCAGCGCCAGATCATCATCGACACCGAACAACTGGTCGCCGACCTGAAAGCCAATCCCGGCATGTCCGCCGCCACGCAACGCTCGCGCAGCGAAGGCATCGCCGCCGACCAGGCCGCGCTGCGCCTGCGCTACGGCCAATTCCTCGGCGAAGAATCCAGCCTGTTCGGCGACGAGGAACATGAGCACGAACATCACGGCCAGGAAAAAGTCGGCAGCGAAATCAGCGTCATGAAGGAATTCGGCCACGCGCACGACGTCGAGGACAACGCCACTATCTTCGACCCACAGACCAAAGCGGTCCTTAAACGAGCACTGTCCGCGATGTGGGACGCGGAGAAGTCGCTGCGCGCCGTCTCGCCCAAGACCGCGCTTCCGCCGGAGTATAAGGCGCTGGACGCCATCAAGGAATTGCAGGCCGCAGAACGCGTCTACCTGCACCGCACCGCCTTTGTGCCGCCCGCATTGAAGGAAGAGAAGCGCATGACTGGCGACATCGTCGGCGCCATGAGCTACAAGCGCGCACAAGGTGAGGCCAGCGACACCGTGCCGGCCGAAGTGCGCGATCTGGTGCAAGCGTTGTCGCGGGATGGCACGTTGCCCGCGCTGTGGACCAAGGCCGCGCGTGAGGCGATTACCTCTCGCATCACCGATCAGGAACAGAAGTTGAGCGCGCAGCGCGCCGTGCAGGATGTACAGGATGGGTGTGTTCCATGCCGTGCCGAGTTGCGCGCATGGTTGCGCGGTACGCTGACCGATGCGCCGGTACTGCTGCAAGCACGCCCTTCGGCGGATACGTCCTTCCGTCAGGCGTGGAGTGGCAAGGAGCAGGTTAAATGA
- a CDS encoding dihydrodipicolinate synthase family protein, producing MFTGLSAFPLTPMNEDGIDTVAYAGLVRRLADAGVDSIGALGSSGSYAYLSREERARVAHIAVESAGTVPVMIGVGALRTRDVLLLAEDAQKAGASAVLLAPVSYNKLSAEEVYSHFEAVTRNLSIPLCVYDNPGTTNFQFSDELHGRIAQLPNVRSIKIPGMPLDPQEAKARVDRLRALIPAHVSIGVSGDWFGAIGLNAGCEVWYSAWGGLFPRALLEITRAAQRGDAQEASQLLERLCPLWDLVARQGGSLRVMAAAAELLGLVKSPCLPLPLKAIQGPDRAHLAELIASLELQ from the coding sequence ATGTTTACCGGACTCAGTGCATTCCCACTAACGCCCATGAACGAAGACGGTATCGATACCGTCGCCTACGCAGGTCTGGTCCGTCGCCTGGCTGACGCCGGCGTCGATTCCATCGGTGCGCTTGGTTCTTCGGGCAGCTATGCGTACCTCTCGCGCGAAGAGCGCGCGCGGGTTGCGCACATTGCGGTGGAAAGCGCGGGTACTGTGCCGGTCATGATCGGCGTCGGCGCGCTGCGCACGCGCGATGTATTGCTGCTGGCGGAAGACGCGCAAAAAGCCGGCGCCAGCGCGGTCCTGTTGGCGCCTGTGTCGTACAACAAGCTCTCCGCCGAAGAGGTGTATAGCCACTTCGAAGCAGTAACGCGCAATCTGTCGATTCCCCTGTGCGTCTACGATAATCCCGGCACCACCAATTTCCAGTTCAGCGATGAACTCCATGGTCGCATCGCGCAACTGCCGAATGTCCGTTCTATCAAAATCCCCGGCATGCCTCTTGACCCGCAGGAGGCCAAGGCGCGTGTCGATCGTCTGCGTGCATTGATTCCCGCGCATGTGTCGATCGGCGTCAGCGGCGACTGGTTTGGCGCCATCGGCTTGAATGCTGGCTGCGAGGTCTGGTACTCGGCCTGGGGCGGCCTGTTTCCGCGCGCGCTGCTGGAGATCACGCGCGCGGCGCAACGTGGTGATGCGCAGGAGGCCAGTCAGCTGCTGGAGCGCCTGTGTCCATTGTGGGATTTAGTCGCGAGGCAGGGGGGAAGCCTGCGCGTGATGGCCGCCGCTGCCGAGTTACTCGGACTGGTGAAGTCACCCTGCCTGCCGCTTCCGCTGAAGGCAATCCAAGGCCCTGACCGCGCACATCTTGCGGAGCTGATCGCATCGCTGGAGCTTCAATAA